The Triticum dicoccoides isolate Atlit2015 ecotype Zavitan chromosome 6A, WEW_v2.0, whole genome shotgun sequence genome has a window encoding:
- the LOC119317491 gene encoding UDP-N-acetylglucosamine transferase subunit ALG14-like codes for MGFDAFAAACCAIPVLVSVLAVRVAYVLCRSGLPPSRSRASGLRCLIVLGSGGHTAEMMNIVSELQKDRFTPRYYVAALTDNMSLPKAQVYEKSLIHVEGDREMIIENAQFMQIYRSREVGQSYITSIATTLRATLHAMWLIIRIRPQVIFCNGPGTCIPLCASAFLLKVLGLGWSSIFYIESIARVKKLSLSGLLLYKLRMADQFFVQWPQLQQKYPRAQYAGRLM; via the exons ATGGGGTTCGACGCCTTCGCGGCAGCGTGTTGTGCTATTCCAGTACTCGTATCCGTTCTCGCCGTCCGCGTCGCCTACGTGCTTTGCCGCAGCGGCCTACCGCCGTCGAGGTCTCGTGCCTCCGGGCTGCGGTGTCTCATCGTCCTCGGGTCTG GAGGGCATACTGCAGAGATGATGAATATTGTATCTGAGCTTCAGAAGGATCGCTTTACGCCTAGGTACTATGTGGCTGCACTTACTGATAACATGAGCCTTCCAAAGGCACAGGTCTATGAGAAGTCATTGATTCATGTGGAG GGTGATAGAGAAATGATCATCGAGAACGCCCAGTTCATGCAGATATATCGTAGCCGTGAAGTGGGCCAATCCTACATTACCTCCATCGCAACAACACTGCGTGCTACTTTGCATGCTATGTGGCTAATAATAAGAATCAGACCACAAGTG ATATTTTGCAATGGTCCCGGGACATGCATCCCTCTATGTGCTTCAGCTTTTCTTCTGAAG GTGCTTGGTCTGGGATGGTCCTCCATTTTCTACATTGAAAGTATCGCAAGAGTGAAGAAGCTTTCGTTAAGTGGTTTACTGTTGTACAAGCTACGGATGGCCGATCAGTTCTTCGTGCAGTGGCCCCAGCTGCAACAAAAATACCCTAGAGCACAATATGCTGGCCGTTTGATGTGA